In Triplophysa rosa linkage group LG2, Trosa_1v2, whole genome shotgun sequence, the genomic window CTCCAACAGGCCAGATGCACTTCTCTCACCTGCAGTTCCGCCAACACGAGAGCAAGCACACATACACGTGTATTTATACAGAATCAAATATGCACAACCTCTACACTATACAACATACTTcacaaacgcacgcacgcacgcacgcacacacacagacaattaACATGCCCATGTTCATACACACAAACTCATTCGCAACTCACTCTTGCCTGTAAATAACTTGACACTGCTTGGATTCTTGATTCCCAACTCCTCACAAATCTGTAGATGAACCAAAAGAGACCATTAAACTCTGGAGCAAGATGCAAAACAACAGGATATGGCAGATCATTTCTCACCTGGCCGAAAGATTCAACAGAGCTGTCCGGATGACTGTTGAAGAAGTGTAGCACATTGCTGGGTTGCTGGATGCGGTTCTTGGCTGCCTGCTCAGCTGTGTTGAAGCGGTTGTTTCGGTTGCCATGGAAATCCTTAAAACTGCAGCTGCCATCTTCCAGCTGGTATGACTGGCCTGGCATTATGGCCTGTTGCTTGGACACACTACGGACCAACAGACAAACAATGCATAAAGCAGAAGTACACATGGACATACAAAATCATTGTAGATTTCATCACTAAAGTGAATTTTAAATGGAGATTCAGTTTTTGTACACACCATACGTTGAGTTTTTGTCCAAACAGCATGTTGTTGTTGAGGTGAGAAATGGCTCTATCCACGGCAAAACAGTCTCCCATCTCCACCATCGCAGCACCTGGCTTACTCTTCATGaacttcacctaaaaataaccCAGAGTTGTTTATATAATCCATGAAATAAGgttcacaaacaaaaaagactgtAACCCAGAAGACTGTATAACAATTTCTGTTTGTCATCCAAAACAGCACCACCTCACCCTTTCCACATTGCCGTAGAGACAGAATATGTTAAACACTCTGTCTGCATTTATCTTGGTGGGCTCAAGGCCGTAAACCATGACCACCGGGGAGTCAGCGTGAGAGTTGTAATCTGGTGGAGGTGGTCCGTGTCCATACTGCGTCCCACCATAAAGTGGTCCACCTCGGCCACGCCCCATCGGAGGGCCCATACGTCTGCCCTCATAATGGGGGGGTGGAGGTGGTGGTCCATAGGTTTCATCATAATGACCATAGCCTGCCTGAGGACcacctaaaatgaaaaagattaACAAGTAAAGAATTTACTTGGCACTTGTAACATTAAAACGAGGTGGCAGTACATCTGTTGTCTAAATACATCtcaatgtctgtctactgatcaCTACTTACAGTTGAGGAATACAGAAACGATTTAACATCAAAGTCGCTTtgcataaaagcatctgctaaatgaatatatgtaaaAGCAATATTTAATGCAGTCAAGTTAAAAGACTGACCAAATTCTGGTGGATGATCTCCCAGTAGTGCTGGCTGCCTCTGCCGCTTGTTTGGGTTAGCATTGGGGtctaaaacaaacagaacaatAGTACAGCAACCCAACTGGTAAACAGAAAAGTGGGGTGTGCAACTCTGTGATCAACATGCAGTTAGCATTAGGGTTTGCTACCACCAgtgacaacaataaaaaaaaaacataatggaGATTCTTAATGACATAAGTTAGAGAACGTATGCCAGATAATATAGTTTTTAGCAGTGTTTCTATCGAAGTCTTTCACTCAAAACTTTACATCAACACAACCAGACACACCTTGTGAGCTGTTCCAATTGCCATCTGCGTCAGCATctgcacaaaaacaaaatacgcagatgcaataaaaacaacatttccaAATTGTATATGTCccaatgtataaaaataaaattaaacattgtCAAACCCAGTACAAAACAATCATTGTACCATtactaaatacaaaattaagcTCATCAGACTTCGTACATCAGAAATAGCTTTCAATATTTTGAAAGACAATCATTCAATAGTGAAGCGTCTTTTATATAAATCCTTTCTAGGTAAAGATCTGTTTATGCCATTTAAAAAGAATTACTTAAAGGCATGGTACACAAATAACCTCAAAGTAtcacaaagcaaaaaaaagaGCATTTCTGGCATTTGGGTTCCTATCAACACATCAAAAATACACAACCAAATAATTTGGACATTGTTGAAATTTTCAGACTCAAGAGTAAATCAAAATGCTTTTTAACGCATGGTCAAAGTTGTCGCAGTCATGTCGAAAACGAGAAATAATTAAAGATAATTATTACATCACAAAAGGACCTTAACTGATTACATCTTAAAAGAGGATGGATAGAATAACATGACATTTACAGTTCATTTCTTTTCCAATAAACAAAGTGACAGTTCatccaataaaaaaaacactaagcATGTAGTTTATAACATTTGCGTTTTTTCAGAATACTACTTGAAAGACAGAATGGTAGGAGCCGAAACCCCAACCCCACCTTCTCCAGTCCTTAAAATACTGCCCTTAATGTTCTCTGGAACAAGGTCAAACAGGTCTGGGCCAAATAGGCGAGTACATaacagattttacatttttggatgaaccatCCTTTGAATCACACAGTATAGGgtgcatataaaaaaaataGACAAACTTTACTGTGGATCAGTACAAAAAGCCCAGGAATGCAAATTAGAACATTTATGCATCCCAAGCAACTTAAAGCTATACAGTAAAGATGGTCAACTTTGGTATTTATGTTCACGTTTTAAAGTACAAAATATGATCATATGGGGTAAAAAAAATCCACAGCAGTGTTATTCGGTGCTAAAATGGTTTAAACATCCTACCAACAATGTGCTAGATGAATAAATTCAACTTGTTGGTTGAACAGTTTGAATGAGCTCTTGAAAGCATTTTTTCTAATACACGGAGCTGACACCAGGGTGCAAGCAAGTTATGCGTTACCAGTCTCCGTTTCCCAGAAGACTCCATTTCCATTGAATTTTAGCATTTTCCTCCCAGTCCACTGCATGTGTTTTTGCCATGTTCCAGGCACATTGGTGCTTACCATAGCAGAGGGTGGATAGCAGACAGCAGGTGCTGCGGCGAGTTTAGAAGAGATGCCACAGCAGCAGCCAGACTAATCCACACCTGCGTCACACAGGGGGCGTAACACAGGAATCAGAACACGGTCAGCCGTGCCCAAGGAATAAAAACAGAGAATTCAAaacagagaggaagagaaggaGGGATGGAGAAATGAGAGAAAGCACTTCAGTCCACAAAGAGATAGGGcttggggagagagagaagaggatcTGTCTGTGTTATCGGTGCGTGTGTCCTCACGGTTACAGTTGTACTCCTTTCCATGTGTGATGTGTTGTCGATAATGTCGCCCAGAGTGTCTCGTTTGGTGCGTTTCGCATTTGTTAGCAAGGCAAAAGTGTTGATGTGGTTTTGGATGTGCGCGTTCAGATGGACTCGCAGTGTAAAACCGATGACATCACTGTTCGTTACAAGTCTGCTTGGATTCGTCATGGGAATCTTGGCTGGGTGAGTGGCGATCTCATTTATATGTCTGGTATGAAATCATGAGGTTCTCTATTCGTCGCGTGCAATGAGACCACGGTGTTGGAGCACTCTTGACTTTGTATCACGACGATAGTATTGACTTGCCATCAATCTCTGCTAAAAATGCATTGCGATTTGTTTGGTGTGTTGTCGTGGCAATGTCAGCTTGGCATGTTGTCATGGCGATCCCTGATCGTGGCACTCGTGGTGTAGCGATCTTGGTTCAGTGTTTTGTCATGGTTATGTCAGCTTGGCATGTTCTTATGATATTCAGGAAAGAGGACAGAGGCGTAATCAAAAGTAGCCCAAACACCCGAGAAATGTAACGCCATTCCGTATGATTCCTCTCTCATTCTGCGTATCTGTACCACTTCCCTTCTTTGTCGATTTGCATGTTGTGTTTGTTGCTTGATTGGTTGGTTTGTGGTCATGTGAAGGTCTTCATTACTGGCTGTAATGTATTATCCAAAAAGATTAGACCCATCCCCCAAAATATGTCATTAAGTCAGAGAGATGGCTGCCACCTTTGTAGAGAATGGAGATGTAAGCTGAGTGGAAGGATATCTTGAGTATTGAGATGTTGTCTATCCGTGTAACTTCATTACGTGTAATATTGTCATCTCTGAAGCATTTAAGTTGTTGCGCTATCGTTCCGTTTCACTGTTCCATGTGACCTGTTGAAGTGCTGTGAAGTAACTGGAATGTGTCTTGCAGACGATTGAGAATCTTAAGTACATGGAAATGTAAATAgatgtaaaatgtgtttatctGCCGTTTGACCCTGAGAAACCTAATACATATGACTGTGACATGCCTATACAGTTCCATTCCTAAAGGTGCAcgtcctgccgagtttagctccagtcataataaaaacacaaaggacTAAACTCTGTAGGACACTGCCCTCCATGAAGGATGCTGAAAACTATATGAACCATGAATGAACCTTGACAGATTCCTGGGAATACAAAACTCAATTTACAATCAGGTAGTAAGGCTTAATGTGAATTTAATGCACAATTcatggaatagttcacccaaaaataaaattcttcacattaatgtctttccaaacctggatgattttcttctgtagaacccAAAAgatgttattttgaagaatgttgcaaaCCAAACATTTTTGGTCCCAATGCAATGATGGTCCCTTTGTATGGAGAAacagagacgtttctcaaaatatcttctcgtgttccacagaagagtcatattcaaggttctgaatgacatgaggatgaataaatgacgacaggATGTTTCttgttgggtgaactttccctaaACCCAAAACCTTGAACATAAACATGTTctgaacacaaaatgtacaaatcaAACAGACCACAGATCGAGCTCAAAGTGAAAACTGCCTCAAAGACTCGAGAGCAAATACAACGGCAGAGAATGACACACTGCATGTTAAAATCTCCATCATGTAGTATGCTAGATGCAGTGTCATGCTCAGTGAGGGTACAAGTGAAAGGAGTGCCTGCCTGCTTCTTGGGGTTTTCGTGAATGAGAAATGCTTGTGCTTTAACATGAGACAAGTGACATGCAAAACTGTACATTTGACTTTACTTAAACCCGGGTGTATGTCTCTACTTTAAATGAACGGATGCGTCTTTGTGTGCATTTATGTTAGAACATGTCTATATGTAACTTTTATTCTGCGAATGTCCTTAAAGAAGAAAGTGAGAATAAAGCAGCATCACTTAAGTGACGTTCCCTGGGAAACGACCTGCTCGTGAGGTCAACATTCCCAAAGGAGTCACTAAAGGAGGCCTGTGCATACACCCATCCCCATAAAACATAAGGAGCAGCACAGAGATGCATTTACATAATTAATACAGTACCTTGGCCGGTCAGATTTGGGTTGGTGTAGTCCCATGTATCCTGATCATTTTTGAAGACGTTGAGACGGGTTGGCTACACAATAGTGAGTAAGATTTTATTACAAatcaattttaaaaatgtataaagaagGCTTTATATAGTAAATGCAGAGATACGTAATGATGTGGGTCACCAACCTTGGCATACTCAATTTTAAGGGTGCAGCAGCCCGAGTAGATATCAGCTCCATTGAGAGATGCTTTGGCTCTCTGTGCACTTTGGACTGAATCAAATGTAATCCTGAGTCAAGGAGAACTTTTGcaacaaatgttttttaggTACACGTACTGAATTAAACGGAAATGGAATCTGATTTTATCTTCTTGTTTAAGCCCAATTTATGAATCTGTATTATAAAGGTCATAGTATCTCAAAGGTCATTTTGCTTAAGGATATTCAACCATGGCTTGAACTCCATTTTTCCTGAAGATCACAATCCTTTGCACAGGGCCGCAGTTATTACAAATGGTGTAGAGAACATCctacaaacaaagaaaatgcaATCAGCAATTGatacagaaatatcttaaaggtgtcatgaattaagaaatcaattttaacctgagcttttgttatataaaagcTCATCGTATTCAAatgaacatcctgtaagtgtcagaactgaagacgtccttgttactgaaatgacaacttttattgacaccaggcccagcgaattCCAGGTCCTGGAATGTACCCATCAATGAAGTCAGTGTTGTCATGTTCTttattaataagcgcttttatgcttgtgaagtcattgataggttgaacacagtctccacagaagaatatcaacgactacttctctagccactggttcgcgaatgacttaAGCCATgaacacatagtacacactccagCACTTGTGATGACTGACAAACTGATAAcgatagcgacatatttttcggctaaagatttgttttgtctgtcagtTTAAAATAAACCACTGATACACGCCGTGTTGTGCttatgctcggaaggctccATCACACAACGCTCttttgcagtgttgccatgtgTTATTAATAAGAGATTTTATgcttgtttggtcttagatcaaaaagcctcggcacttaggtcttaataatgGTCAGTTGcagattttgagattttttggtcttacaaaatatttaaacaacttgcattaaggtttatttttgtcttgtctttatttgcttattttttctgtaaagatctggcaaccctgtcactttagcgaagggctctcaAGAGCGGCTAGCCCCATGTCATATGTGCATAAGTGAGGACttctttttctgttatttttatttacagcaaccaagcaacaaacatgcaacatattGTGCAGcacctggttgtggaagaaaaCAGttgcttccttcggattctgatattaggaatgcgtggttgaagtttatttttaaagacgttccagctcacatgggcaaaacatttagcatttgttcgcttcatttcaccgtggattcctttgtgaacatgGCACATGTcgatgctggatttgcagagagacCGAGATTAAAAAGCAATGCTGTGCCTTAAATATTGAATCAGACCGGaatcttatgcgagtaaaaacatatgcatcactattgctttgttagagatcgctgtaTATGACCTGATTATGTGTAACCTATGTGTCTAACCAAGtttacagaaggctccaactgagcacgtagcttgtcaaacagacacacagaaatGTACATCACAGGGCACACTGCTgtcttttgaaaatgttatcCAATCacagcagtgggcgtttactttcaagtcttcaatgcggcccaCCCACAAAAACCGAACGTTTCTggcggcctcaaaaccagggtataaaatagcctattacttattgattttgatgtttttgaatgtaaaaaccatgtgaacgtcataagtagacctcagacaacagtataaaattataaaaaaggccagttcatgacaccttcaAGATGCACAACATTGACTTTTTGTCTAGTAATAGGACCTCAAATGCCTCACAgatatacataaaaaatatgaattaattttaaCACAGCTCTTCTGATCATCACGTTCAACTAAACCATTGTGACAGCATCACCGTTTAAGAACTTACCGTAGTAACGGGGTAGATTGGGTTCATGATGGTTAGAAGCAGTACGTTGTTGACGCTCCGGGTGTCATCGGAGTCACTAGGCCGAGAGATTTTTTGACTGGTAGAGTAATTGATGTAAGAAGGCCGACCACCAATGTAGATCTGACTACTGTTAGCATACGTCACTGCATTACAGGAGCCACCCATGTCCTCAAACTCCACCAGCGCTTGACGCTTTTTGGGCATCAACACAACGTAActaaaagacagacagacagacaaatcaTCCTCAAAGACATGCATcttaaaatacagcaaaacaCAATCCTTAATTTTGAAACATGCACACTAGATTACATTTGATGCATATTTGCACAATTCCTGAAGACAACTCCAACgaatgattattagaaaaatgaCTGTCATGCAAAAGACGAGGGTGGTAATACACAAAAGTACAAAATTAAATTCACTAATGATTTTCAGCCTCAGGCTTACCTTATAGTGCCAAACTCCTGTAGCGCCTCCACCAGGTCAGCCTCGGTAATGCCGTCAATGAGCCCCCTTACGTGCACCACAAGAGAGGGCAGGGTTTTGTGCGGGTCATTGTAACCCTCCTGCACACATAGGAGAAAGAGGGTTAGATCAAACGATAAAACACGAATCCTCGTGAATGGTTAAGGCAAATAGCACTACAATATAATGATATTATTGTGTTTGTATCCATCATGAAAAAAAACCCAATAAACTGTAACAGGAAATGGTTAAACGGCTCAGGTGGTGAAATGGGTCCTATGAAAAGCTCATTCAGCTTACAGTTATTACGATAACCCCAACAAGGTCTACAGGCAAAAATTTAACTAATTATCGTGTTTCTAAATATTTCTTTccatgcattttaaaataaggCTATATCTGtaccaaataaatgtttataaaaatgtatgtatgtaacgTTATGGTGATTGATTTGGCCTAGAACAATGACTGACCATTGATTAAAGCACTTCTAGCCAAATTACGGGTATTAAAAGTCAGTTACAATGTACGTTACATCGGACCCTATGAAACATTTATGAAGTCTTAAAGATTaacgttttataaaaaaacagacaCTATCGTGTCTGCATAAAACGAATTTCTCTTTTCAACCACGCAAAACGTACCATgcaacatttctttattcaaGCATGAAATTTGTAATGCCATTAATAAGATGATATTACCGTAGCCATTCCGTCGTTTTCGGTTTTCTGTCTTTTTGTTGCTCTGCCTCCGTCACCGTAATAATGGCCTGCCGCAGCAGCCATGTTGTCTCGACTGAAACGCTCTAAAATGGAAAACGCTACTGCTGCAGCTACGgcaactggaggggatcaaacGCGAGAGGAAACTGGAATGTTCTCTAAAAAAAGATGCAACTCAAAACCACGTGATCTACCTAGCCGAACTGCATTTTGGGGAATTGTAGTTGCAACTCATGACCGTTAAAGAGTACGTAAAGAGCCGCTGAACGTGAGAGTTACGACACACGATCTCGCCGCCGTGTggtggtcacgtggttcatggagcgttcaatagttccaaacaaatccgtgctgtcaacctatttaaatggattttagcTGGACAGACAACAGCAACTGTATTTGCAGAAATTTCGTTCAATATTAGCATATGTGTACACTGATTACTACGCTCACTAAATGTATGGCAGCATTTTATCTTTggagtaatatgaatataagatcaGCTTAATTTCAACTGCtcaagcgatagttcaccccaaaatgagaattttgttatcatttactcaccctcagattgttccaaacctgtttatttttttgttctgatgaacacagagaaagacatttggaagaatgtcagtaaccaaacaagtctcatcccccattgactcccatagtatttatttttccctacagtaaatgggggatgagatctgtttggttactgacatttttccaaatatcttccaaatattaagaaatttatacagctCTGGAAAGATCTGGAAGTGATGAcaaatttttttgggtgaactatccctttaaaatataaacatgctGTTATTTCACCAAGTGTACTACAGCAAATGCGTTTGGgagacactgaaatgaatggACTTCAGTGCAACAACAACGGAATGAAAAACAAGCAATTAATGAAAAagtatatctttaaaaaaacgtaTTATTGTTAAATGCACTTCAATATTTGCAAGCTAATCAGCATTAGTTGAGCCACTCATCTCACAGatacaaaaaacaatttaagagtTTTGTATGTTACTTGAGGCTAATACTTTGGTAAGCACGTTGCAGAGAGTCCGTGTTAACAAATCATGAATGTAAATTGCAATTGACACAATGTGCCTCTCTGTGTACAATGCTGTTGCTTGTTGCTTCGGTGTCGACATTCATGGCATGAACCAGTGCCTAGTACATTATTTGTCAACAGTTTAATGCTCACACACCCAAGGACAATTATCTCCAATTCACCTAATCTGAATATCATTGTCATGTGAAGGAGAAACCAGAGAACATGCTTGACAGACCCATCCAGGACTCActcacttcacccaaaaatgaaaaaccatatttactcaccctcaaattgttcaaaacctgtacacaTTTTTGGAAgtatatttgtaaccaaacttaTCTGGGCACTATTGACCAACTATTATGGTAATCATTTGtgcccccagaactgtttggttgtttcCCACATCCCTCAAAATACCTTGtattaaacagaacaaagaaatgtacgtTTGACAAGTTGAAAAATGTGAACTATGCCTTTTGGAATGCACTCTTTAGgctcttttaaaaaacattaaacaataacCAGCAACCCTTAAAAAAAACCTAGATAAAAACTGGTAGAAGTACAATAAACAATGTTGCCTAGGGGAGATGGAACAAATAGGAGTATCATCGACAGCAAAATGTCAGAGTAAAGGCATAAACTCAGAAAACATGAACAAAGTTGGATTTGTAAAGCTTTATTAAAAAGAACATTGCCATTTTcaatgcaaaagaaaaacaaactacACCAAACAAATCACAGCATACTCTTCAGCTCATACATTACACTGACTAAATCACATAGCTCATTCACCACCTTGCCCACAATTCACTGACCACAGGATGCTGGCTcaacactgaaataaaaaacaatggagCTTAAAATGTCTGAAAGTGACAAGAGAATACgtcaagaaaaaaaaatatacatGAGCTGCTTGAGATGATAGTGATCTTTTTACAAGGCTTGGGAGGCTTCATCATTGAAACAAACAAGAGCTTGGCAGCTACAGTAGAATCGAGTCTGAAATCATAGGGGAGATAAAATTTGTTTCAGCCCTGAGGCAAAGGTGGAAAATGGGGGAGATTTTAGTCAGTCAGCACCTGGCGTTGGGCTTCTTCTTGGGCTGGGAGACCTGGAACGactaacacaaaacaaaatatcagcatccacacACTCTGTTGCAAACTACGTGCACAAACACAGTGTAAAATTGCAGAAGTGTACCTGTCTTTTTTGTGGCTGACTGAACGAGACCGAGATCTGGACACACTACGAACCCTCTGCCTGGAACCAGAGCGCGAACGGGAGCGACTTGAAAAGAATACACATGAACAGGTTTTTAATAAAGATGGCATGAAGTCCAGTTGTAGATATCTAATAAAATTGCATGGGTAAAGTATGCACCTGTCTCTGCGGACAGGGGTTCTAGATCTTCGGACAGGGCTTTTGGACCTGCGCACAGGTGAACGAGAACGACGCACAGGAGTTCTGGATCTAGAGCGGGCTGGGGAACCTGACCTAGAGTTTCAAgttacatatacacacataaaaacCTTCCCAGAGACCAACAGAGTTCAAAGACAAAACAAGTCAAGAAATATCACAAATCATTGCAGCTGTATGCGTGTTGAAATAACAGGATGACGGACAGCTTACCTGCTTCGGCGTTTGGAGTATGAGGGTGAACGAtactttctgttttaaaaacatgaaattagacTGTTGGgtttatacttttaaaaaaggcTTATAGTTTAAAGAGTGCTGATCTTACCTCTCATTGCTACGGCTACGACTGTGAGAGCGGTAGCGCCGACCACGAGATCTAGACCGAGAACGTGATCCAGATCTACAAAAACAACGTTAGCCAAATTCGTCAGGGTTCAAGTAAAAGGAGATAAAAAGTTGACACGTTGTCATGTACCTGCTGCGACGTCCGCGCCTCTTGTTGAAGCGATAGCAGTCATAAGCGTAATGACCACTTTCACCACACTGGTAGCACCGGTCATTGGGGTCAAATTGCCTGCGGTTGGGGCGGCCATAACGGGACTTTCTGGACATACCGTTTGACAATTCAACTCGAACACGAGCTCCACAAAGAACCCTAGAATATTACAGATCAAAAGGTTAATAGTTTCAATTTTGTCAACCTATAAACCAAAAAAGTGCAGCGTTACAGCAATTTATGCAACTCAGACCACTCATATTTGCCCTGTTTCACAAAACCAGTTTTTATTACACTTAAGAGGAAAACCACTGGACTACATATAACCTGCATCCAGGAAAATGCCATAATGTTGGGGCCTTTGTGAGCGGAAAAACAGTGATAAACCGCCGACACTCACCCCTGCGGGTCTGAGCTCCCTGAAGAGGTCAGGGTGTTA contains:
- the hnrnpl gene encoding heterogeneous nuclear ribonucleoprotein L isoform X2, whose protein sequence is MAAAAGHYYGDGGRATKRQKTENDGMATEGYNDPHKTLPSLVVHVRGLIDGITEADLVEALQEFGTISYVVLMPKKRQALVEFEDMGGSCNAVTYANSSQIYIGGRPSYINYSTSQKISRPSDSDDTRSVNNVLLLTIMNPIYPVTTDVLYTICNNCGPVQRIVIFRKNGVQAMVEFDSVQSAQRAKASLNGADIYSGCCTLKIEYAKPTRLNVFKNDQDTWDYTNPNLTGQDADADGNWNSSQDPNANPNKRQRQPALLGDHPPEFGGPQAGYGHYDETYGPPPPPPHYEGRRMGPPMGRGRGGPLYGGTQYGHGPPPPDYNSHADSPVVMVYGLEPTKINADRVFNIFCLYGNVERVKFMKSKPGAAMVEMGDCFAVDRAISHLNNNMLFGQKLNVCVSKQQAIMPGQSYQLEDGSCSFKDFHGNRNNRFNTAEQAAKNRIQQPSNVLHFFNSHPDSSVESFGQICEELGIKNPSSVKLFTGKSERSASGLLEWENVNDAMEALAMINHYQMKNPTGPYPYTLKLCFSTAQHAN
- the hnrnpl gene encoding heterogeneous nuclear ribonucleoprotein L isoform X1, giving the protein MAAAAGHYYGDGGRATKRQKTENDGMATEGYNDPHKTLPSLVVHVRGLIDGITEADLVEALQEFGTISYVVLMPKKRQALVEFEDMGGSCNAVTYANSSQIYIGGRPSYINYSTSQKISRPSDSDDTRSVNNVLLLTIMNPIYPVTTDVLYTICNNCGPVQRIVIFRKNGVQAMVEFDSVQSAQRAKASLNGADIYSGCCTLKIEYAKPTRLNVFKNDQDTWDYTNPNLTGQDADADGNWNSSQDPNANPNKRQRQPALLGDHPPEFGGPQAGYGHYDETYGPPPPPPHYEGRRMGPPMGRGRGGPLYGGTQYGHGPPPPDYNSHADSPVVMVYGLEPTKINADRVFNIFCLYGNVERVKFMKSKPGAAMVEMGDCFAVDRAISHLNNNMLFGQKLNVCVSKQQAIMPGQSYQLEDGSCSFKDFHGNRNNRFNTAEQAAKNRIQQPSNVLHFFNSHPDSSVESFGQICEELGIKNPSSVKLFTGKSGTAGERSASGLLEWENVNDAMEALAMINHYQMKNPTGPYPYTLKLCFSTAQHAN
- the hnrnpl gene encoding heterogeneous nuclear ribonucleoprotein L isoform X3; protein product: MAAAAGHYYGDGGRATKRQKTENDGMATEGYNDPHKTLPSLVVHVRGLIDGITEADLVEALQEFGTISYVVLMPKKRQALVEFEDMGGSCNAVTYANSSQIYIGGRPSYINYSTSQKISRPSDSDDTRSVNNVLLLTIMNPIYPVTTDVLYTICNNCGPVQRIVIFRKNGVQAMVEFDSVQSAQRAKASLNGADIYSGCCTLKIEYAKPTRLNVFKNDQDTWDYTNPNLTGQDADADGNWNSSQDPNANPNKRQRQPALLGDHPPEFGGPQAGYGHYDETYGPPPPPPHYEGRRMGPPMGRGRGGPLYGGTQYGHGPPPPDYNSHADSPVVMVYGLEPTKINADRVFNIFCLYGNVERVKFMKSKPGAAMVEMGDCFAVDRAISHLNNNMLFGQKLNVCVSKQQAIMPGQSYQLEDGSCSFKDFHGNRNNRFNTAEQAAKNRIQQPSNVLHFFNSHPDSSVESFGQICEELGIKNPSSVKLFTGERSASGLLEWENVNDAMEALAMINHYQMKNPTGPYPYTLKLCFSTAQHAN
- the srsf7a gene encoding serine and arginine rich splicing factor 7a isoform X1, with translation MSYSSRSSSRPSDCKVYVGDLGNGAAKGELERAFSYYGPLRSVWVARNPPGFAFVEYEDARDAEDAVKGMDGKVLCGARVRVELSNGMSRKSRYGRPNRRQFDPNDRCYQCGESGHYAYDCYRFNKRRGRRSRSGSRSRSRSRGRRYRSHSRSRSNERKYRSPSYSKRRSRSGSPARSRSRTPVRRSRSPVRRSKSPVRRSRTPVRRDRCILYPCNFIRYLQLDFMPSLLKTCSCVFFSSRSRSRSGSRQRVRSVSRSRSRSVSHKKDSRSRSPSPRRSPTPGAD
- the srsf7a gene encoding serine and arginine rich splicing factor 7a isoform X2, with product MSYSSRSSSRPSDCKVYVGDLGNGAAKGELERAFSYYGPLRSVWVARNPPGFAFVEYEDARDAEDAVKGMDGKVLCGARVRVELSNGMSRKSRYGRPNRRQFDPNDRCYQCGESGHYAYDCYRFNKRRGRRSRSGSRSRSRSRGRRYRSHSRSRSNERKYRSPSYSKRRSRSGSPARSRSRTPVRRSRSPVRRSKSPVRRSRTPVRRDSRSRSRSGSRQRVRSVSRSRSRSVSHKKDSRSRSPSPRRSPTPGAD